Proteins encoded within one genomic window of Acidovorax sp. 107:
- a CDS encoding oxaloacetate decarboxylase yields MTTSSLKERLHEPRAMLAPGVYDALSALVAEQVGFEALYLSGASIAYTRLGRSDVGLTTYTEVEDTLARITERVRTPVIVDADTGFGNALNTQRTVRGFERAGAAMVQIEDQGFPKRCGHLDGKTVVPVAEMCGKLKAALDARRSAHTLILARTDALAVEGIDAAFDRAEAYLECGVDALFIEALRTPEQMDAACQRFAHRIPLLANMVEGGKTPIQSAAELQQRGFRIVIFPGGTARAVAHTLQGYYASLHTHQTTAPFKDRMMDFDGLNALIGTPELMAQGRQYE; encoded by the coding sequence ATGACCACCTCATCGTTGAAAGAACGCCTGCACGAACCCCGCGCCATGCTGGCCCCCGGCGTGTACGACGCCCTGAGCGCCCTGGTGGCCGAACAGGTGGGCTTCGAGGCGCTGTACCTCTCGGGCGCCTCCATTGCCTACACGCGCCTGGGCCGCTCGGACGTGGGCCTGACCACCTACACCGAGGTGGAAGACACCCTGGCCCGCATCACCGAGCGCGTGCGCACGCCCGTTATCGTCGATGCCGACACCGGCTTCGGCAACGCACTTAACACCCAGCGCACCGTGCGCGGCTTTGAGCGCGCAGGCGCGGCCATGGTGCAGATCGAGGACCAGGGCTTTCCCAAGCGCTGCGGGCATCTGGACGGCAAGACAGTGGTGCCCGTGGCCGAGATGTGCGGCAAGCTCAAGGCCGCGCTGGATGCGCGCCGCAGCGCCCACACCCTAATCCTGGCCCGCACCGACGCGCTGGCCGTCGAGGGTATCGACGCAGCCTTCGACCGCGCCGAGGCGTACTTGGAGTGTGGTGTGGACGCGCTCTTCATCGAGGCCCTGCGCACCCCCGAGCAGATGGACGCAGCCTGCCAGCGCTTTGCCCACCGTATCCCGCTGCTGGCCAACATGGTCGAAGGTGGCAAGACACCGATCCAGAGTGCGGCCGAGCTGCAGCAGCGCGGCTTTCGCATCGTGATCTTCCCCGGCGGCACGGCCCGTGCGGTGGCGCACACGCTGCAGGGCTACTACGCCAGCCTGCACACGCACCAGACCACAGCGCCCTTCAAGGACCGGATGATGGACTTTGACGGCTTGAATGCGCTGATCGGCACGCCCGAGCTTATGGCCCAAGGCCGCCAGTACGAGTAA
- the msrA gene encoding peptide-methionine (S)-S-oxide reductase MsrA: MAHNPQTITLGGGCFWCTEAVFDRVRGITDVESGYTNGHTINPSYEQICQGDTGHAEVVRLTFDADEISLEEILEIFFHTHDPTTLNRQGNDVGTQYRSGIYYDNPEHGENANAMIRQMSQDKLFGAPITTEVKPLSNYSTAEAYHQDYFAKHPNAGYCAFVVGPKVEKFRKTFARYLKG; the protein is encoded by the coding sequence ATGGCCCACAACCCACAAACCATCACCCTCGGCGGCGGCTGCTTCTGGTGCACCGAAGCCGTGTTCGACCGCGTGCGCGGCATCACCGACGTGGAAAGCGGCTACACCAACGGCCACACCATCAACCCCAGCTACGAGCAGATCTGCCAGGGCGACACCGGCCACGCCGAGGTGGTGCGCCTCACGTTCGACGCCGACGAAATCAGCCTGGAAGAAATTCTGGAAATCTTCTTCCACACCCACGACCCGACCACCCTCAACCGCCAGGGCAACGACGTGGGCACGCAGTACCGCAGCGGCATCTACTACGACAACCCCGAGCACGGCGAGAACGCCAACGCCATGATCCGCCAGATGTCGCAAGACAAGCTGTTTGGCGCGCCCATCACCACCGAGGTGAAGCCGCTCTCGAACTACAGCACGGCCGAGGCCTACCACCAGGACTACTTTGCTAAGCACCCCAACGCGGGCTACTGCGCGTTTGTGGTGGGGCCTAAGGTTGAGAAGTTTCGCAAGACGTTTGCACGGTATTTGAAGGGCTGA
- a CDS encoding transcriptional repressor — translation MRATRATRALAAVYEARPDAALSEPEVEAALAEAGVAVNKVTVYRMLDRFAAAGLLHKQVDAARVTRYALAPRGEEGAAPRFECDDCHRQFRLSQGSAKVQKALRQVLQALATAGHESLAVDVAVHGRCADCAHSAEGAAA, via the coding sequence ATGCGCGCCACCCGCGCCACCAGGGCGTTGGCGGCGGTGTACGAAGCACGGCCGGACGCGGCCCTGTCAGAGCCCGAGGTTGAAGCGGCCCTGGCCGAAGCAGGTGTTGCCGTCAACAAGGTCACGGTCTACCGCATGCTCGACCGTTTTGCCGCTGCCGGGCTGCTGCACAAGCAGGTGGATGCCGCCCGCGTGACGCGGTATGCGCTGGCCCCGCGAGGGGAAGAGGGTGCTGCACCGCGCTTTGAATGCGACGACTGCCATCGCCAGTTCCGCCTGTCGCAGGGTTCGGCCAAGGTGCAAAAGGCCCTCCGGCAGGTGCTGCAGGCGCTGGCCACTGCAGGGCATGAGAGCCTGGCGGTGGACGTTGCCGTGCACGGACGCTGTGCCGACTGTGCGCACTCGGCAGAGGGTGCCGCCGCATGA
- a CDS encoding ATP-binding cassette domain-containing protein codes for MIRTRGLSYTYATAGAAPLRFPDVDLRQGGTLLLRGRSGTGKSTWLALMAGLRGASGGDLFVAGTQLGTQRGAEIDAWRARNIGFLPQKLYLSSALTVADNLALAYFAAGLPRDAAAIHRALNQVGVAELAARKPHQLSGGQAQRVALARAVLLAPQVLLADEPTASLDDEAAADALALLQHSAAACDASLVIATHDQRVVQALAGAQTLDLNEIAAYCSTDGRE; via the coding sequence ATGATCCGTACCCGGGGGCTTTCCTACACCTATGCCACGGCTGGCGCGGCGCCGCTGCGCTTTCCGGATGTTGACCTCCGCCAGGGCGGCACGCTGCTGCTGCGTGGGCGCTCGGGCACCGGCAAATCGACCTGGCTGGCGCTGATGGCGGGGCTGCGCGGTGCCAGCGGAGGTGACCTGTTTGTGGCGGGCACCCAACTGGGCACTCAGCGTGGGGCCGAGATTGATGCCTGGCGCGCCCGCAACATCGGCTTTTTGCCGCAGAAGCTGTACCTCAGCAGCGCACTCACCGTGGCGGACAACCTGGCACTGGCTTACTTTGCAGCAGGGCTGCCGCGCGACGCTGCGGCCATCCACCGTGCACTCAACCAAGTGGGAGTGGCCGAACTGGCCGCGCGCAAACCGCACCAGCTCTCCGGCGGGCAGGCGCAGCGTGTGGCGCTGGCGCGGGCCGTCCTTTTAGCGCCGCAGGTGCTGCTGGCCGATGAGCCCACGGCCAGCCTGGACGACGAGGCGGCTGCGGATGCTCTGGCGCTGCTGCAGCACAGCGCCGCGGCCTGCGATGCCAGCCTGGTGATTGCCACGCATGACCAGCGTGTGGTGCAGGCCTTGGCCGGTGCGCAGACGCTGGATTTGAATGAAATTGCGGCCTACTGCTCAACGGACGGGCGCGAGTAG
- a CDS encoding FtsX-like permease family protein encodes MKNIVILARLSWHYLWSRPLAAVLNLLVLTLGLAAITLVLLVATQLDKAFERDLSGIDLVVGAKGSPLQLILAGVFHIDVPTGNIPLQEVQTLQKNPLVAQVIPLSLGDSYQGFRIVGTTRDYITHYGATLAEGALWQQPMDAVLGASVARGIVKASHQGAPLVGATFIGSHGLGGGGHAHGDHPYRVSGVLAPCGCVLDRLILTSTESVWMVHETATANDAEDLEILKEEREVTVALVRYRTPMAAITLPRLINGGTSMQAAAPAIEVTRLLRLLGVGADVLRAFGGVLLAVAALSVFIALWNAVRERRADLAMLRMLGAPPGRVAGLVLWEALWLAALASMLGLLLGHGLAQALGWALQAQGLLPVTGWIWLPAEAGVPLLAAGVAAVAALLPAMQAYRTDVADLLSQP; translated from the coding sequence ATGAAAAACATAGTAATTCTTGCCCGCCTATCCTGGCACTACCTGTGGTCGCGCCCGCTGGCGGCCGTGCTCAACCTGCTGGTGCTCACGCTGGGCCTCGCCGCCATCACGCTGGTGCTGCTGGTGGCCACGCAGCTCGACAAGGCGTTCGAGCGCGACCTGAGCGGCATCGACCTCGTGGTGGGCGCCAAGGGCAGCCCGCTGCAGCTCATCCTGGCGGGCGTGTTCCACATCGATGTGCCCACGGGCAATATCCCGCTGCAAGAGGTGCAGACGCTGCAGAAGAACCCGCTGGTGGCGCAGGTCATCCCGCTCAGCCTTGGCGACAGCTACCAGGGCTTTCGCATTGTGGGCACCACGCGGGACTACATCACGCACTACGGGGCCACGCTGGCCGAAGGCGCGCTGTGGCAGCAGCCGATGGACGCGGTGCTGGGCGCCAGCGTGGCGCGGGGCATTGTCAAAGCCAGCCACCAAGGCGCGCCGCTGGTCGGCGCCACCTTCATCGGCAGCCACGGCCTGGGTGGAGGAGGGCATGCGCACGGCGACCACCCCTACCGCGTGAGCGGCGTGCTGGCGCCCTGCGGCTGTGTGCTGGACCGCCTGATCCTGACCAGCACCGAATCCGTCTGGATGGTGCACGAGACCGCCACGGCCAACGATGCCGAAGACCTGGAAATCCTGAAGGAAGAGCGCGAGGTGACCGTGGCCCTGGTGCGCTACCGCACGCCCATGGCGGCCATCACGTTGCCGCGCCTGATCAACGGCGGCACATCAATGCAGGCGGCGGCGCCTGCTATCGAAGTTACACGCCTGCTGCGCCTGCTGGGCGTGGGCGCCGACGTGTTGCGCGCCTTTGGGGGCGTGCTGCTGGCCGTGGCCGCGCTCAGTGTGTTCATCGCCTTGTGGAATGCCGTGCGCGAGCGCCGCGCTGACCTGGCCATGCTTCGCATGCTGGGAGCGCCGCCGGGCCGCGTGGCAGGGCTGGTGCTGTGGGAGGCCCTTTGGCTGGCCGCGCTCGCGTCCATGCTGGGGTTGCTGCTGGGCCACGGCCTGGCGCAGGCCCTGGGCTGGGCATTGCAGGCGCAGGGCTTGCTACCGGTGACGGGCTGGATCTGGCTGCCCGCCGAAGCGGGGGTGCCACTGC